A single genomic interval of Antarcticibacterium arcticum harbors:
- a CDS encoding PIG-L family deacetylase yields the protein MYKFFVLIFVLSFTTARAQTPAKLNSAEIHEAIKKLNFLGSVLYIAAHPDDENTRLISYLANEVKARTTYLSITRGDGGQNLIGPQLKEQLGIIRTRELLAARDIDGGEQFFTRAIDFGYTKTPEEALEFWGKDKVVSDVVWAMRTLQPDIVINRFNHRTSGETHGQHTASALLGVEAFDLAGDPKAFAEQLKFTDTFAPKRLFFNTSPWFYGSDEEFEKADKSNLLKFDTGVYFPSKGLSNPEIAALSRSEHQSQGFGSTGSRGEQVEYLELIKGDLPQNKEDLFAGIDTSWKRVKTGAPIGDLITTIEKEYNFRDPSASLPKLLQAYSLINKLEGSHWKTIKLEEIKEIIASAAGLYLEAVAVSPTTTPASETGINLEVINRSKFPMTLVSVELEPNNSKLEPGVALAQNSSWKKQATLKTGEKAGLTSPYWLRKKGSIGLYEVEDQKLVGLPQNPKSVKAKFTLNMAGVSIPYERAIVFKYNDPVKGEVYQPFEIVPPVSAAFREMVLIFANGQTKSISVNITAYRDNVEGEITLQVPGNWKIVPEENRFQIAKKGGSVTVNFSITPPSGQEEAVLIPQIKIDGKLYSEEIIKISYDHIPEQTLVVPAETKVVKLDIEKRGENIGYIDGAGDVIPQSLQQIGYWVTRIDPAGITSASLENYDAVVMGIRAYNTIDALKFSQPALLKYVENGGTLIVQYNVNRGLVTSPLAPFPLNLSRDRVTEEDSEVRFKDPAHPVLNYPNKLSSRDFEGWVQERGLYFADSWGPEFTPVLSMNDTNENPTEGSLLVAKHGKGYFIYTGISFFRQFPEGVPGAYRLFANMVSIGK from the coding sequence ATGTATAAATTTTTTGTTCTAATATTCGTGCTGTCATTTACAACGGCGCGAGCCCAAACGCCTGCTAAATTAAATTCGGCTGAAATTCATGAGGCCATTAAAAAACTGAACTTTCTTGGTTCAGTATTATATATTGCCGCACATCCAGATGATGAAAATACCCGGTTGATCTCCTATCTGGCAAATGAAGTAAAAGCACGCACCACCTATCTTTCCATCACACGGGGAGACGGCGGGCAAAATCTTATTGGGCCCCAATTAAAAGAACAGCTGGGAATAATAAGGACAAGGGAACTTCTGGCGGCGCGGGACATAGATGGAGGGGAACAATTCTTTACCCGTGCCATTGATTTTGGATATACAAAAACTCCGGAAGAAGCATTAGAATTCTGGGGAAAAGATAAAGTAGTAAGCGACGTGGTTTGGGCAATGCGCACCCTCCAACCCGATATTGTAATTAACAGGTTTAATCACCGTACTTCCGGGGAAACCCATGGGCAGCATACCGCATCAGCACTGTTGGGGGTGGAGGCTTTTGACCTGGCAGGAGACCCCAAAGCTTTTGCTGAACAACTTAAGTTCACAGATACTTTTGCCCCAAAAAGATTATTCTTCAATACCTCTCCCTGGTTCTATGGAAGTGATGAAGAATTTGAAAAGGCAGATAAATCCAACTTGCTCAAATTTGACACAGGAGTCTATTTTCCATCAAAAGGGCTTTCTAACCCTGAAATTGCGGCCCTTAGCCGCAGTGAACACCAATCCCAGGGGTTTGGGTCTACAGGAAGCCGGGGAGAACAGGTGGAATACCTTGAACTAATAAAAGGAGACCTGCCACAGAATAAAGAAGATCTGTTTGCAGGAATTGACACTTCCTGGAAAAGGGTGAAAACTGGTGCCCCCATAGGAGACCTCATCACTACAATTGAAAAGGAATATAATTTCAGAGACCCATCTGCCAGCCTGCCAAAACTTTTACAGGCTTATTCCCTTATTAATAAACTGGAAGGATCCCACTGGAAAACTATAAAACTGGAAGAAATAAAGGAAATTATTGCCTCTGCAGCAGGACTCTACCTTGAGGCCGTGGCAGTTTCGCCAACAACCACCCCTGCTTCTGAAACCGGGATCAACCTTGAGGTAATTAACCGCAGTAAATTTCCAATGACCTTGGTTTCCGTAGAGTTGGAGCCAAACAATTCCAAACTGGAACCGGGGGTGGCCCTCGCTCAAAATTCCTCCTGGAAAAAACAGGCTACTCTTAAAACCGGAGAAAAAGCAGGGCTCACTTCTCCCTACTGGTTAAGGAAAAAAGGAAGTATAGGCCTTTATGAAGTTGAGGATCAAAAACTCGTGGGGCTACCTCAAAATCCAAAAAGCGTAAAGGCAAAATTCACACTGAACATGGCCGGGGTCTCCATCCCCTATGAAAGGGCTATTGTGTTTAAATATAACGATCCCGTCAAAGGAGAAGTGTATCAGCCTTTTGAAATAGTACCGCCGGTCTCTGCAGCTTTCAGGGAAATGGTCCTCATTTTTGCCAACGGGCAAACGAAAAGTATTTCCGTGAACATTACGGCATATCGTGATAATGTTGAAGGGGAAATTACACTACAAGTGCCGGGGAACTGGAAAATAGTTCCGGAGGAAAACCGGTTCCAGATTGCGAAAAAAGGGGGTTCGGTTACTGTAAATTTCAGCATAACACCTCCATCAGGACAGGAAGAAGCTGTCCTAATCCCGCAAATTAAGATCGATGGCAAACTATATTCTGAAGAGATCATAAAGATAAGTTATGATCACATTCCAGAGCAAACCCTTGTGGTGCCTGCCGAAACAAAAGTGGTAAAGCTTGATATCGAAAAAAGAGGTGAGAATATAGGATATATAGATGGCGCCGGAGATGTTATCCCTCAAAGTTTACAGCAAATTGGCTACTGGGTCACCAGAATAGATCCCGCGGGAATCACCTCGGCCTCTCTGGAGAATTATGATGCTGTTGTCATGGGGATAAGGGCTTATAATACCATAGATGCTTTAAAATTCTCGCAACCCGCGTTGCTTAAATATGTGGAAAATGGTGGAACCTTAATCGTGCAATACAATGTAAACCGCGGCCTCGTGACCTCTCCCCTGGCTCCTTTCCCCCTCAATTTATCACGGGACAGGGTGACCGAAGAAGATTCTGAAGTTAGGTTTAAGGATCCCGCTCATCCAGTTTTAAATTACCCTAACAAATTAAGCAGCCGGGATTTTGAAGGCTGGGTGCAGGAACGCGGATTATATTTTGCCGATTCCTGGGGTCCCGAATTTACCCCGGTACTTTCTATGAATGATACAAATGAAAATCCCACGGAAGGCAGCCTGCTTGTGGCCAAACATGGGAAGGGATATTTTATTTATACGGGTATAAGCTTTTTCAGGCAGTTTCCGGAGGGGGTACCGGGAGCTTATAGATTATTTGCTAATATGGTTTCAATAGGAAAGTAA
- the ccsA gene encoding cytochrome c biogenesis protein CcsA, producing the protein MQNKIASVIFSTRIMAVLFIVFSIAMALGTFIESWYTIETARVMIYNTWWFEGIMVFFVINFAGNIYRYQLHKREKWSSLLIHLSFVLILVGAFVTRYISYEGIMPIREGETTNAFLSEKTYLTAFIDGEIDGEPRRRVIEKPVLLAPETENNISISTDYNGQPVEIEVVNFIHGAKQGIILSESGDNYLQIVEAGDGNRHEHYLKEGEVANIHNVLFAYNKPTRGAVNFTIDEEEAIYQIDSPFEGDYLRMADQMEGQLTADSLQTFQLRSLYNIGGMQFVVPEPVSRGIYDIIPTETKEPGQSNAVSLKVTTGGEATTVSMLGGKGIVNQPQQVQVGGLDFYLSYGSKEMELPFNIRLDDFIAEKYPGTEMNPTPSYSSFKSKVTIVEQDGETWPYEIFMNHVLDKEGYRFFQASFDPDEKGTVLSVNHDYWGTWITYIGYTLLYLGLMLILFDRGSRFGKLKVMLDKVKDRKAKLSKVTAILFFALLSSTAFAQDDDTDHSHVKTNKQQVDSIVKAMVVPAEHAAKFGKLVIQDAGGRMKPANTFSSELLRKLSKKDNYEGLNADQVLLSMTENPALWYNTPIIYVKPGNDSIRHITGVSEDQKYLAMTDFFDRTGVYKLSPYLEKAYQAAVPDQFQKDFIETDRKVNLLFYALQGEMLRIFPIPGDENNTWVAYSKVAESNFTGMDSVYVRQILPLYMNSLRGARETGDYTQANELVESITGFQKKFGAEVRPSQQKLDAEILYNKYDIFRNLFMLYMLAGLVMLVFVIIQIFNDSKVIRWLIGGSAILILLLFVLHTLGLAARWYISGHAPWSDAYESMIYVAWATMFFGLAFGRKSNLTIASTSFVTAMILMIAHWNWMDPSIANLQPVLDSYWLMIHVSVIVGSYGPFTLGLILGAVALLLMIMTTEKNKVKMDLNIKEITIITEMALTVGLVMLTIGNFLGGQWANESWGRYWGWDPKETWALISIMIYAFVIHMRLVPGLRSRWFFNLMAIVAFASIMMTYFGVNFYLAGLHSYASGEKVITPTFIYYSIAVVAVLGALSYWKFQKYYSKEKKKPAVKEKV; encoded by the coding sequence ATGCAAAATAAAATAGCCTCTGTCATATTTTCTACCCGAATAATGGCAGTCTTGTTCATTGTTTTCTCTATCGCAATGGCTTTAGGGACCTTTATAGAAAGCTGGTATACCATTGAAACCGCGCGAGTAATGATCTATAATACCTGGTGGTTTGAAGGGATCATGGTATTTTTCGTGATCAATTTTGCGGGAAATATATACCGCTACCAGTTACATAAAAGGGAAAAATGGTCTTCCCTTTTAATCCACCTTTCCTTTGTTCTTATCCTGGTGGGTGCTTTTGTGACCCGATATATAAGTTACGAGGGAATTATGCCAATACGTGAAGGAGAAACTACCAATGCTTTTCTTTCAGAAAAAACCTATCTCACCGCGTTCATAGATGGGGAGATAGATGGCGAACCGCGCCGCAGGGTGATCGAAAAACCGGTCTTGCTTGCCCCGGAAACTGAAAATAATATTTCCATTAGTACCGACTATAACGGGCAGCCCGTGGAGATAGAAGTAGTTAATTTTATTCATGGAGCCAAACAGGGAATTATCCTGAGTGAAAGTGGTGATAATTACCTCCAAATAGTGGAAGCCGGAGATGGCAACAGGCACGAACATTATCTAAAAGAAGGCGAAGTAGCTAATATTCATAATGTTTTATTTGCATACAACAAGCCTACCCGGGGCGCGGTGAATTTTACTATAGATGAAGAAGAGGCTATTTATCAAATAGATTCTCCTTTTGAAGGTGATTATTTAAGAATGGCAGATCAAATGGAAGGCCAACTAACTGCCGATAGTTTACAAACTTTCCAGTTGAGGTCGCTTTATAATATTGGCGGCATGCAATTTGTTGTTCCCGAGCCTGTATCGCGCGGGATCTATGACATTATTCCTACTGAAACCAAAGAGCCGGGCCAAAGCAATGCAGTTTCTTTAAAAGTTACCACCGGGGGTGAAGCTACCACCGTGAGTATGTTGGGAGGAAAAGGAATTGTGAATCAACCGCAACAGGTACAGGTAGGTGGCCTGGATTTTTATCTAAGTTATGGCTCCAAAGAAATGGAATTACCTTTTAATATAAGGTTGGACGATTTTATTGCCGAAAAATATCCCGGTACAGAAATGAACCCAACCCCAAGTTACTCCTCATTTAAAAGTAAGGTTACTATAGTGGAGCAGGACGGTGAGACCTGGCCGTATGAGATCTTTATGAACCATGTGTTGGATAAAGAAGGGTACAGGTTTTTTCAGGCTTCTTTTGATCCCGATGAAAAAGGTACCGTACTCTCTGTAAACCATGATTACTGGGGCACCTGGATCACCTATATTGGATATACATTACTTTATCTGGGATTAATGTTGATTTTATTTGACAGGGGAAGCCGCTTTGGTAAACTTAAAGTTATGCTTGATAAAGTTAAGGACCGGAAGGCAAAACTTTCTAAAGTAACAGCCATCCTTTTCTTTGCCTTATTAAGTTCAACCGCATTTGCACAGGATGATGATACAGACCATTCGCACGTAAAGACCAATAAACAACAGGTAGATTCTATTGTAAAGGCGATGGTGGTACCTGCAGAACACGCTGCAAAATTTGGAAAGCTGGTGATACAGGATGCCGGTGGCCGAATGAAACCAGCCAATACTTTTTCTTCAGAATTATTGAGGAAGTTGAGCAAAAAGGATAATTATGAAGGATTGAATGCCGATCAGGTTTTACTTTCCATGACTGAGAATCCCGCATTATGGTATAACACTCCCATAATTTACGTAAAACCGGGAAATGACAGTATAAGACATATTACAGGGGTAAGTGAGGATCAAAAATACCTGGCAATGACAGATTTCTTTGACAGGACGGGTGTTTATAAATTGTCTCCTTATCTTGAAAAAGCTTATCAGGCTGCGGTACCAGACCAGTTTCAAAAAGATTTTATTGAAACCGACAGGAAAGTGAACCTTTTATTCTATGCCCTTCAGGGAGAAATGCTTCGTATATTTCCAATTCCGGGCGATGAGAATAATACCTGGGTTGCATATTCTAAAGTAGCCGAATCCAATTTTACAGGAATGGATTCTGTGTACGTAAGGCAGATCCTTCCGCTTTACATGAATTCCCTGCGAGGCGCAAGGGAAACCGGAGATTATACTCAGGCAAATGAACTTGTGGAGAGCATTACCGGTTTTCAGAAAAAATTTGGAGCAGAAGTAAGGCCTTCACAGCAGAAGCTGGATGCTGAGATCCTGTACAATAAATATGATATTTTCCGAAACCTCTTTATGCTATATATGCTGGCAGGTTTGGTAATGCTGGTATTTGTTATCATTCAAATTTTTAACGATTCCAAAGTGATTCGCTGGCTGATTGGTGGGAGTGCAATTTTAATTTTACTATTATTTGTGCTACATACTCTTGGCCTGGCTGCAAGATGGTATATTTCCGGGCACGCCCCCTGGAGTGATGCCTATGAATCTATGATCTATGTTGCCTGGGCTACCATGTTCTTTGGACTCGCCTTTGGAAGAAAAAGCAATCTTACCATTGCTTCTACTTCCTTTGTAACGGCGATGATCCTTATGATTGCACACTGGAACTGGATGGACCCTTCCATAGCCAATTTACAGCCTGTGTTGGATTCATACTGGTTAATGATACACGTTTCTGTTATTGTAGGAAGTTACGGCCCATTTACCCTTGGATTGATCCTGGGAGCAGTGGCGTTATTGTTAATGATCATGACTACCGAAAAGAATAAGGTAAAAATGGACCTTAATATAAAAGAGATAACCATTATTACCGAAATGGCTTTAACCGTTGGGCTGGTAATGCTAACCATTGGAAATTTCCTTGGAGGCCAGTGGGCAAATGAAAGCTGGGGAAGATATTGGGGCTGGGATCCTAAAGAGACCTGGGCCTTAATAAGTATTATGATCTATGCCTTCGTGATCCATATGCGACTGGTACCCGGATTAAGAAGCAGGTGGTTCTTCAATCTTATGGCCATTGTTGCCTTTGCGAGCATTATGATGACTTATTTTGGGGTAAACTTTTATCTTGCAGGATTGCATTCCTATGCAAGTGGGGAGAAAGTAATTACACCAACCTTTATTTATTATTCCATAGCGGTAGTAGCAGTACTTGGAGCTTTATCCTACTGGAAGTTTCAGAAATATTACAGCAAGGAAAAGAAAAAACCGGCCGTAAAGGAAAAGGTATAA
- a CDS encoding DMT family transporter — protein MNWVYLIIAGLFEVGFAFCLGKAKFSTGSTRTFWLIAFIVALTISMSLLYKATQTLPIGTAYAVWTGIGAVGTVLLGIWIFKEPVHFWRLFFLTTLLISLVGLKFVSN, from the coding sequence ATGAATTGGGTCTATTTGATAATTGCAGGTCTCTTCGAAGTTGGTTTTGCATTTTGCCTTGGAAAGGCAAAATTTTCTACCGGCAGTACCCGCACATTCTGGCTAATAGCTTTTATTGTTGCTTTAACCATTAGTATGAGCTTATTGTACAAAGCCACCCAAACCCTTCCTATTGGAACGGCTTACGCGGTGTGGACCGGAATTGGAGCTGTGGGAACTGTTCTCCTGGGAATCTGGATCTTTAAAGAACCTGTGCATTTCTGGCGTTTATTTTTCCTTACAACCCTACTAATTTCACTGGTAGGTTTAAAATTTGTCTCAAATTAA
- a CDS encoding mechanosensitive ion channel domain-containing protein, protein MLELITTYKLQLAYTVAIIIILVILQVILRTAAHKVGKRSEINITRTRLMFKYINILIFLIAFFLFSFAWGMGPDKIAIIFSSTFAVIGVALFAIWSILSNITSGIIMFFSFPYRIGDKIRIHDKDMPIEAVIEDIKAFHLHLRDDDGELTTYPNNLILQKAVTLVQKDVYLDEGKDSL, encoded by the coding sequence ATGCTTGAGCTAATTACTACTTATAAACTGCAGCTGGCTTATACAGTAGCCATAATCATAATCCTGGTAATCCTCCAGGTAATTCTGCGAACCGCTGCCCATAAAGTGGGAAAACGAAGTGAGATCAATATTACCCGTACCAGGTTGATGTTTAAATATATCAACATTCTCATTTTCCTTATAGCTTTCTTCCTGTTCTCTTTTGCCTGGGGAATGGGGCCGGACAAAATTGCCATAATATTTTCTTCAACCTTTGCGGTTATTGGTGTGGCTTTATTTGCAATCTGGTCTATCTTGAGCAACATAACTTCAGGAATAATTATGTTTTTTTCTTTTCCATACAGGATTGGCGATAAAATAAGGATCCACGATAAGGATATGCCTATTGAAGCTGTTATAGAAGATATTAAGGCCTTTCACCTGCATCTTCGCGATGATGATGGAGAATTAACAACTTACCCGAACAACCTAATCCTTCAAAAAGCGGTTACGCTGGTGCAAAAGGATGTCTACCTGGATGAAGGCAAGGACAGCCTTTAA
- a CDS encoding Maf-like protein, which produces MLKEKLKEYRIILASGSPRRHQFLQEMGIPFTIDLRPVKEVYPTHLKASEITNYLSELKAEVFLKELKEKDILITSDTIVWHNDKALGKPERTAEAIEMLESLSGTTHKVITSVSFTTSRSQKTVHSTTGVTFKKLNREEIEYYIENYRPFDKAGAYGIQEWIGLIGITRVEGSYFNVVGLPTHMVYKSLLEIASR; this is translated from the coding sequence ATGCTGAAAGAAAAATTAAAAGAATACAGAATAATTCTGGCGTCCGGTTCTCCGCGCAGACATCAGTTTCTTCAGGAAATGGGCATCCCCTTTACAATAGACCTACGCCCTGTTAAAGAAGTTTATCCAACTCACTTAAAAGCTTCAGAAATAACAAATTACCTTAGCGAACTTAAAGCAGAAGTTTTTCTGAAGGAGTTAAAGGAAAAAGATATTCTTATTACCAGCGACACCATAGTCTGGCACAATGACAAGGCATTGGGGAAACCCGAAAGAACTGCCGAAGCTATTGAAATGCTGGAATCACTTTCAGGAACTACCCATAAGGTGATCACTTCTGTAAGTTTTACAACCAGTAGGTCTCAAAAAACCGTTCACAGCACTACCGGGGTAACATTTAAAAAATTAAACCGGGAAGAGATAGAATACTATATTGAAAATTACCGGCCATTTGATAAAGCCGGGGCATATGGGATCCAGGAATGGATAGGTTTAATTGGGATAACCAGGGTTGAGGGCAGTTATTTCAATGTTGTGGGGCTTCCAACCCATATGGTTTATAAAAGTTTGCTCGAGATCGCATCCCGGTAA
- a CDS encoding geranylgeranylglycerol-phosphate geranylgeranyltransferase, whose product MLYQFLKLLRYPNLLLIIGTQVLIKYALFETFGISTSLSTFEFFLLCLATVCIAAAGNIINDVYDLDTDHINKPTRQIIGKKISEKAALTAYIILSVLGVGIGFYLSNIIGKPGFSALFIIISALLYIYATYLKNILVVGNIVISALVAMVIIIMGLYELLPAITAQNQQTQSIIFSILLDYAFFAFMINWLREMVKDQQDITGDYNAGRNTLPIALGKSRTNKIIFAVGIIPLVAIVHYMYNYLFTNLYAVLYALFLIVGPLLYFLSTVLNSTTKGHYSRLSLILKIIMVLGLVSLGLYPFILL is encoded by the coding sequence ATGCTATATCAATTTTTAAAACTGCTTAGGTATCCAAACCTGTTGCTCATTATTGGAACCCAGGTTTTAATAAAATATGCCCTGTTTGAAACTTTTGGTATAAGCACTAGTTTAAGCACGTTTGAATTTTTTCTTTTGTGTTTAGCTACGGTTTGCATTGCCGCTGCAGGAAATATAATCAATGATGTGTATGATCTGGATACAGACCACATTAATAAACCCACCAGGCAAATCATTGGTAAAAAGATATCAGAAAAAGCCGCTCTTACCGCCTACATAATATTAAGTGTACTGGGAGTGGGAATTGGATTCTATCTTTCCAATATTATAGGAAAACCGGGGTTTTCGGCATTGTTTATTATAATTTCGGCCCTGCTTTATATTTATGCCACTTATTTAAAGAATATTCTTGTAGTAGGGAATATCGTAATCTCTGCATTGGTGGCCATGGTGATCATCATAATGGGGTTATATGAATTGTTGCCGGCTATAACCGCGCAAAACCAACAAACACAATCTATTATTTTTTCCATTTTACTGGATTATGCATTCTTTGCATTTATGATTAACTGGTTGCGGGAGATGGTTAAGGACCAACAGGATATTACCGGAGATTACAATGCCGGGAGAAATACTTTGCCCATTGCTCTTGGAAAATCCAGGACCAACAAGATCATCTTTGCAGTTGGAATTATTCCTTTGGTTGCTATTGTGCACTATATGTATAATTACCTGTTCACAAATTTATATGCAGTGCTCTATGCACTTTTCCTTATAGTGGGACCCTTACTTTATTTTTTGAGTACAGTACTTAACAGCACCACAAAAGGACATTATTCCCGCCTAAGCCTGATCCTGAAAATAATTATGGTGCTGGGATTGGTATCCTTAGGCCTCTACCCTTTTATTTTATTGTAA
- a CDS encoding Rossmann-like and DUF2520 domain-containing protein, with amino-acid sequence MKSIVLFGAGNVATHLFRAISNTRNFRVVQVYNRTPANLVPFQTLVDTTSKMEEVKPADIYLIAVKDDAILPLVKELIFRQALVVHTAGAVSIDALENLDRKGIFYPLQTFSKTKKVDFKNIPICLEATNPQDLELLEELAGSISEKIFRINSEQRRSLHVAAVFVSNFVNYLYSEGEAICKENNIPFEILHPLILETAVKATGMSPLAAQTGPAKRNDTQVIQSHLELLTGDQQTIYSLITQSIQNLHGKEL; translated from the coding sequence ATGAAAAGTATCGTGCTTTTTGGAGCCGGGAATGTAGCAACCCATTTATTCAGGGCAATTTCTAACACGCGGAACTTCCGGGTGGTGCAGGTTTATAACCGTACACCTGCCAATCTGGTCCCTTTTCAAACTTTAGTGGATACTACCTCCAAAATGGAAGAGGTAAAACCTGCAGATATCTATCTTATCGCGGTAAAAGATGACGCCATTTTACCATTGGTTAAAGAATTAATATTTCGGCAAGCCCTGGTGGTACATACCGCAGGTGCAGTATCTATAGACGCACTGGAAAATTTAGACAGAAAAGGAATTTTTTATCCGCTTCAAACATTTTCCAAAACCAAAAAGGTAGATTTTAAAAATATACCCATTTGCCTGGAAGCTACTAATCCTCAGGATCTGGAGTTACTGGAAGAATTGGCGGGAAGTATTTCTGAAAAAATTTTCAGGATTAATTCCGAACAACGAAGATCCCTTCATGTAGCCGCCGTGTTTGTAAGTAATTTTGTCAATTATTTATACTCTGAAGGAGAAGCTATATGTAAAGAGAATAACATTCCCTTTGAAATATTACACCCTCTTATCCTGGAAACCGCAGTGAAGGCTACCGGTATGAGTCCTCTGGCAGCCCAAACCGGGCCGGCAAAGAGAAATGACACCCAGGTGATACAGTCACACCTGGAGCTGCTTACAGGGGATCAACAAACAATTTATTCACTTATAACCCAATCAATTCAAAACCTACATGGAAAAGAATTATAA
- a CDS encoding KdsC family phosphatase, whose amino-acid sequence MEKNYKEYLNHIDTFIFDVDGVLTDGNIQVSTSGELLRTMNIKDGYALKTAQQAGFTVCVISGGNNEGVRKRLRDLGITNIYLGIQDKVETMDEFFDIYSINKENVVYMGDDIPDLYAMRMVGMPCCPQDAAAEIKEISRYVSHKKGGAGCVRDIIEQVMKVQGKWLLDPDAL is encoded by the coding sequence ATGGAAAAGAATTATAAAGAATATTTAAACCATATAGACACCTTCATTTTTGATGTAGATGGGGTATTGACAGATGGTAACATACAGGTAAGCACAAGCGGAGAATTATTGCGCACCATGAATATCAAAGATGGATATGCTTTAAAAACAGCGCAGCAGGCAGGATTTACCGTTTGTGTAATTTCGGGAGGGAATAATGAAGGGGTAAGAAAACGCTTAAGAGATCTTGGAATAACCAATATTTACCTCGGGATACAAGACAAGGTAGAAACAATGGATGAATTCTTTGATATTTACAGCATCAATAAGGAGAATGTAGTGTATATGGGAGATGATATCCCGGACCTTTATGCGATGAGAATGGTGGGAATGCCATGCTGCCCCCAGGATGCGGCGGCAGAGATCAAAGAAATTAGCCGCTATGTTTCCCATAAAAAGGGTGGTGCAGGTTGTGTACGCGATATAATTGAGCAGGTGATGAAGGTACAGGGAAAATGGCTACTCGACCCGGACGCTTTATGA
- a CDS encoding septum formation inhibitor Maf, whose product MKKSFCFLLYTFGLAIFFTACKSDIKEKNLLPDRQLSENFKSYWFAGEAEITTYELEQSRYSEAREGTAVLIYVTEDFVPDLQVKADSQNQENIPVLKLNATKNFITGIYPYSIMESTFYPLEGNSHALKITASIQEWCGQVYMQLNNRKGFDLVSHSYFQKEADQNLSLSNTYLENELWTQLRVDPNQLPVGEFEIIPAMQFIRLAHIDIKAYSAKGEFFQDEKWSVYQIKYPELKRELRIWHDPNFPYSIEKWEEIILRDGVEHKTTGSKMAQIKSAYWNKNSNKDLPLRDTLNLN is encoded by the coding sequence ATGAAGAAAAGTTTCTGCTTTCTGCTATATACTTTTGGCCTGGCAATTTTCTTCACCGCTTGTAAGAGCGATATCAAAGAGAAAAATTTATTACCGGATAGGCAGCTTTCCGAAAATTTTAAATCCTACTGGTTTGCCGGAGAAGCAGAGATCACCACCTATGAACTGGAACAATCCAGATATAGCGAAGCCCGTGAAGGAACCGCGGTGCTTATTTATGTGACAGAGGATTTTGTGCCAGACCTGCAGGTTAAAGCCGATTCACAGAATCAAGAGAATATTCCGGTCCTTAAACTAAACGCCACCAAAAATTTTATCACAGGCATCTACCCTTATTCCATAATGGAAAGTACATTCTATCCTCTGGAAGGCAATTCCCATGCCCTTAAAATAACTGCCTCTATTCAGGAGTGGTGCGGGCAGGTTTATATGCAGTTAAATAACCGGAAAGGTTTTGATTTGGTTTCTCACTCCTATTTTCAAAAGGAGGCCGATCAAAATTTGTCTCTTTCCAACACTTACCTGGAAAACGAATTATGGACCCAGTTGCGGGTAGATCCAAATCAACTGCCGGTGGGAGAATTTGAAATTATTCCGGCAATGCAGTTTATACGGCTGGCACATATCGATATCAAAGCCTATAGCGCAAAGGGAGAATTTTTTCAGGATGAAAAATGGAGTGTGTATCAAATAAAATATCCCGAATTAAAAAGGGAATTAAGGATCTGGCACGATCCAAATTTTCCCTATAGCATTGAGAAATGGGAAGAAATAATTTTAAGGGACGGGGTGGAACACAAAACCACCGGTTCCAAAATGGCACAGATTAAATCGGCCTACTGGAATAAAAATTCCAATAAAGATTTACCTTTACGCGACACTCTGAATTTAAATTAA